AAAATTGAAATGCACAAAAGACATTATGGATATTATCTTTGAGAACAAAATGCTAGTGTGAAGAAGGTTCCGGAAGTTATTTTCTTATAACAGCtcgatataaataaacatttgatCCATAGAAAACCGCAATAATTACGTAGGAAAGTCGCCAAATTTTAAACATACTTGTTTATATGCGAAGGTTTGCATTGACCTTTTCAGATTAACATACttaggtatgtatatttatgAAAGGTAAAAAGGGTCCTTCGATTTCAATATTTATGATGTCCTCAGGTAATCGTGCTGGGCCCAGCATGTTCTACTTAGATAAGGCGTGATCTGATCAGCATTGAGATAAGGATAGGTATATTATTGGAGTTCCGTTTCCAATTCCAATACTTTTAGCAGAACGATATTGAGATCTTTGCTTCCGTGAACTTCTTGAGAATATCATATCCCTAAAATGATTAAATCGGGTAAAACCTTGAACAGAAAgttcatattaaataaaaaaatatattatatttatccaatatttttttcaatcggtacgtatggaggtccaagggggagacCTATGtgtcagcagtggacgtcttatggctgagatgatgatgatgatgaatatttttttcgttATCTACAGAGTTATTTTGacaatacattatttttatttaatttccaaCATACTATCACCATAATATGGTAGTAAACCTACGTTATTATCTTAATTTATAACTACATATTTTAGGTTTACGCAGGTTTACTCCAGCCCAGCCAAACAAAATTGACACGGAATTTTTCAGTTAAAAATGGTACCTACTGCATATTATCGTCGTTGCGTCAATTTTTTAGAAAATAagcgtttatttatttagggtAGTTTCATTTCGGTTTTCAAAAATTGTTGTGGTTTTTTGAAAACCGAAATGAAATTCACAAGCGCAGCGACAATATAGGAGTTAATGAATCAAaacaatttctttaaaaaaaaacgcttCTAAAGGCTTTATAACTGTTGTTAATATGTACCACTTATTTTCCCCCCCAAAGCTCTTCCTGATCTAATCACCTAATCGGTACTTCGTTTCGTTTACCCCTGTTTTACCCGATGCCATTGGGATATAATATATACCTCTGGCCTTTGGACTGTTCCCTCCCGACCTTCCACTCACCAAATTACTGACCCTCGTTAAGATGTATGATTAGTGATTACGGACCCCTGGCCACAGAGAAAAAAGTAcgtagagtgctcactccatacataggGTTGCCATAATAGGGCCATATTACGCCTCAGAAACTTCGCGCGGGCTAccgagaggggggggggggtgtatctggttgctgctgtttgAAGCTgcggtttggagagccctgttCTAGAgcgctattaataaataaataaatatataggcagggtcactaccgaataggccagaccggtcgacaAAATAcgggacaaaaacgggaccagtaAAAATACGGGACGTGatacttaaatacggtgacagtcccgtatatacgagacgtatggcaaccctatccatgcatcagttttggtaccaatacgacaattattttcgtagtcgacatctagcatcgagtagcggtatTATCAGTACTGTTACTTGACAATACATAGAAGTTgcgacgaccgaaaagtctaataatgctcaacaattttcagctaatataaCCGGAtgaaccggaactctattttcaactcctgcttataatattagttgtaaattgttgtttgatacaattttcgtgagtcgcaaCACTTGAAacatctagtatcaagtagcggtactgataattccgctactcgatgctagatgtcgactacgaaaataatagtcgttttggtaccaaaactgatgtatggagtgagcactctatgttaactatatttctctatgccccTGGCGTAAAGATTGCATATACTACGAGTAATCGCGTACATTTCTAAATAAGTTCCAATCAGATTACGGAGCTTTCGGAATTTATGTTAGGATTTTTTGACTAATGTTGGCTTTATAGGGTGAAATTGATAACCAAATGATAACACCGGAAGAgctgttttatttatgtttttacccCCGGAGCAAACAGAGGGCTGCTATACCGCTTGACTGCTATTGTgcgtgtgtctgtctgtggcaccgtaactcttaagagcccatcaacgtgcacactagcgccactgctaaataatcgtgattattcaaattcaacgaaagatatttaaaaaaagggggccgctacgtaccgtattctgtatttaagtaccttttgaatacatcaaactagtttttatgttgctggattcgtcgatgtattaactcaaaacaaaaacggccgttttaactttggacgcatagattgacgaatccagcaacataaaaactagtttgatgtattcaaagggtacttaaatacaaaatacagtacgtagcggcccccttttttaaatacctatcgttaaattaaaataatcacgattatttagcagtggcgctagtgtgcacgttgatgggctcttaagggccgtttgcaccaaaccgtctgacagtgttaaagcgttcgctattttttattgtatgcgAAGTTTCATATATCTCTGCTCCGTGACGGTGATTAGTCTGCTCAggctgtggttggtgcaactgaccctaatAACTAATGACCCTAACAACTGACCCTTATTGTTCTACATACCTCTTTTTGGTATGCTATTAGAGAATGGGAGATACTTTTGACACGTATTCGGGTACAGATCGATACCTCTGTTATCTATTCTTGTGAATAATCGTTATTCAGAAATGTTCAGGTATTAAACAAACCTCTGTTATCAATTCTTGTGAATAATCGTTATTCAGAAATTTTCAggtattaaacaaattaaacgcAAGTATATGTGTAactaattatttataaaaaaaagatcCCCTGCGAGCAGTGTTTGTACATTATCAGTAGAATatttacaaaatacaattagGTATATAGGTTTCATAAAAATTCAATCTGTCATAGTCTCAGACATTTGTTATAGACGCTTCATGGTGATTGAATTTTGGTCGTAACTTAATCTAAATATCACTTTGTTTAGCTTAAGAATTAACATAATTACAGTGAAGTAATACTAACATGGTAAAAAGGGCTTATAATTAGTAGACTTATAAGCTAAACTGTCGAGTTGAAGTTTATTCACCAGTCATGACTTCAAGGAATTCTGAAACAGAAAGAATTAACGTCATTTAAACTGTTAAACTGTTAACCtagtatcaaattgtactggtaactgtggtaactccaggtttaaccggttaaccctgggttagtgggatggtgcaagtggcgctaattgATTTAAAACACCTGTGGggcttttgaaaaaaaaaggagTAGGTTCTCAATTCGTcagaatattttgattttaaacaAAGGTTGTCAAATGAATgaatgactgaatgaatgaattaaagCATTTATTTCGTGTGACTAAAGATttacttattcaaattttagtGGACGTGACGTGCCTTATGTACaactaatggggttggccggtcgaagtatatttaacagatggcgccaccatagcttgccctgtcaattcCTAGAattctgtcaaatttttgttttttcatGGAATTTGATGCCCTGCATGCCAGCCAAATCTTATAGAACTAAACTAGTGAAAGGGGTAAGCTATgatagcgccatctatgcaaacttttgacagttgccaaccccattgtgtTGACACATACAACTAGGTTTAAAATGTACCCTCAAAGTCCACTGTGCCCGAACCGTCAGAGTCAATGTCCTCAATCATGGCGTCCATGTCATCCTTCGGGATGGAGCTGTCCAGCTCCATAAAGATCTCACGCAGCACGTCTGTCGTGATGTAACCGTTACCTGATACAATTAATAATACCCTTGTTCATAAACGTCtgctaaagttgacaagccgataataatcgtttgtcccttttcGACGTATTGGTAtaatggaaagggacaaacgattgttatcggcttgtcaactttagtagacgtttattAATAAGGGGGTAAATGTTTAAACTACTTGAAATGTCTTTAAGGTCAGGTGGGGTAACagtaacataatttattttgttcggATAGAGAAATCGTATGAGGAAAATCCTTCTACGTAAgtgttttaaatacattttgttTATGCATTAGTTTTATTGCTAGTATTATCatttgatttagtttttaatacctTTTATCCCAGGGTTTCTTAGATTCCACTTAACCCTGTTTATGTATGtattaggtaagtaagtaaggaagcttttttttttgtaagtggGACACTGAGGGCAAATCCGAAACTAATATAGAAGGTATCTATAGGGAAACTGTTCTAGAAATTTCTCTTTTTGTGAGAACAATTTTAGTAATGTCGAATAGTTGGAACAtttcaaaataaagttttttccATAATATACCAAAGTTAAAAGGGCCCATAGAGATAATTGTTTAGTATGAATGAGTAGAAATGGTAGCAGGACATGTCCAATACCTTCTTTGTCGTATAATCTGAAGGCCTCTCTGAGCTCGGCCGTCATGGCCTCACTGTCTGGCTCCTCCTCCTCTGTGAGGAACTGCGCCGCCAGCTTGCAGAACTCATTGAACTCCAATTCACCCGAACCTGTAGTCAcagagaaattatgaatgaattcgcCGTGCACTTTTACGGCTGATGGTACATGTAGTGTATCCAACACACTcgtgtatacagggtggccaaaaaataagtgcattcccgttgccagggaggttttgggattatactgagcaacttttactataggaccaatcccgaaatcgcgaaaaaaaatttaccctcccatagaaaatgaaccggccaaaatgtatgaaacagccaaatttttttttcgcaaacTCGGGGTTTGCCCCATAGTGACAACCTCCCTCCCTATCTATCGAAACAAAACTAATACAAAATAGATAAACACAATACCTAATAAgctcataaaaaatacattcataaaattaaataatttggttTCACTGCACCTTAAattcattataattatgataggaaaaattattacctatatttCCGTTTCGccatttaaaatcaaaataaaaccatttaaattaaaataaaactaaattaaatcatTTATGTTCAGGCAACTACTctgaaaatcataattagattccaaaaaaagtaagacaatgttgccactttttactagcgcgtcttgtatttatgtaaacttaagtaaataaaagtacttttttaaatcgtaggtgtaaaattaccaataaataaattatcttagcgtgtttatttataaaaaggaatttactattttacaaacaaattattgcagtggcaacattgacttactttttttggaatctaattatgattttcatTTTAAGGCCCATGGGTATATATACCTTGAAATGTtatatatcatcatcattcatcatcaccATCCATATCATTTGTGTTGAAAAGTTGGTATTTCACCAATTTATATTACTATTAATTTTCACACTATTGAAACAACCTATTCCTTTCAGATTATTGGATAACTATTTAGTATGATGATGATAGTAACGTTTTACAACGCCAACACAACAAGTTTGTTAATTTCGCCCGTGTCTCTTAAGCCTCGATAGCCGTGATCGTCTAGTGGTTAGGACCCTACGTTGTGGCCGTAGTaacccaggttcgaatcctggtcacggcaatGCAGTAGCATTGTCACGGAGAGGTGTTTTTTTGCTTTTTCATGttattgtattttgtttttctttttgtgTCTTTTattcctttttattttattttataacgcATTCGCTCATACATTATTATTGCAAAAAGTCACCGTTCAAGTATTcatgtgttttatttaaatctatGAAAAATTATATACggaacaaaattttttttttgtaaaaattttAAACCAAACTAATTTTTGTagtttaaattacaaaaaataacttCTTATATTTATAACTGAAGAAAGACAAATATTTCGACAACTTgttacctatataaataaaatgtgacAAGTTTAgtgatatatattattataacaacAATCGATAACATTATTAAGGCCCACTtgtaccattccactaacccggggttaacccgtcAAACCTGGAGTTgtcatggttaccagtacaatttgacactaggttaacggtttaaccgcttaaccctggattagtgagatggtgcaagtgggccttagtataataatttttttattgttactgTTTTTAACAATTGATGACAGCGCCATCTATGCTTACAAGAGAGAATCAAGTACATCGGTCCACGGCTATCAGCGCCATCTAGCTAATACACACGGAACTTCTATGATGAAGACTTACCGTCCTCGTCAACTTCTGCTATAATTTCTTTCAAGGAATCGTCATCAATCTCGTGTCCTAACATTTCCAGAATGGTGCCAATCATGTCTGTGCTTATGACTCCTTTCTTCTCGTGGTCGAAAGCGTCGAAGGCATTCTTCAGAACTGTGGGCAAAGTAATATATGTACACATAGATGCACATGTAAAATAAGGGTGTTCTAATACGACAGGTAGGGTAGAATTATATTTGCAATGTATACCTATatctatatgtaggtacttacgtggAGCCAGATGAACAAACATTTATCAAATTGATTGGTTCGACATGGGACCCGAAAA
The Cydia splendana chromosome 8, ilCydSple1.2, whole genome shotgun sequence genome window above contains:
- the LOC134792925 gene encoding troponin C, isoallergen Bla g 6.0101-like, whose product is MEELDKNQLTLLKNAFDAFDHEKKGVISTDMIGTILEMLGHEIDDDSLKEIIAEVDEDGSGELEFNEFCKLAAQFLTEEEEPDSEAMTAELREAFRLYDKEGNGYITTDVLREIFMELDSSIPKDDMDAMIEDIDSDGSGTVDFEEFLEVMTGE